A single region of the Bacillus cereus genome encodes:
- a CDS encoding O-methyltransferase: MSTIEKWTAVDQYMSDVLIPKDSTLEEVLQANAAANLPTHDVSPTQGKFLQLLVQIQGARNILEIGTLGGYSTIWLARALPSGGRVVTLEASEKHAEIARSNIERANLNDKIEIRTGLALHSLQQIENEKYEPFDFIFIDADKQNNPAYFEWALKLSRPGTVIIGDNVVREGEVIDNTNSDPRVQGIRRFYELIAAEPRVSATALQTVGSKGYDGFIMAVVKE, from the coding sequence ATGAGTACGATTGAGAAATGGACGGCTGTTGATCAATATATGAGTGATGTATTAATACCGAAAGATTCTACATTAGAAGAAGTCCTTCAAGCAAACGCTGCAGCTAATTTGCCAACACATGATGTATCGCCAACGCAAGGGAAGTTTTTGCAACTATTAGTACAAATTCAAGGAGCTCGTAACATTTTAGAGATTGGTACTTTAGGTGGATATAGCACGATATGGCTTGCAAGAGCATTGCCATCTGGAGGTCGAGTTGTTACATTGGAAGCAAGTGAAAAGCATGCCGAAATTGCACGTAGCAATATTGAACGTGCCAATTTGAATGATAAAATTGAAATACGAACAGGATTAGCACTACATTCTTTACAGCAAATAGAAAATGAGAAGTATGAACCATTTGATTTTATTTTCATAGATGCAGATAAACAAAATAACCCTGCTTATTTTGAATGGGCACTGAAACTATCACGCCCTGGTACCGTAATTATTGGGGATAACGTAGTACGTGAAGGTGAAGTAATTGACAATACTAACAGCGATCCTCGTGTACAAGGGATACGTCGTTTCTATGAATTGATAGCTGCAGAACCGCGTGTAAGTGCTACAGCGCTTCAAACTGTCGGAAGTAAAGGGTATGATGGATTTATAATGGCAGTCGTAAAAGAGTGA
- a CDS encoding aminoglycoside 6-adenylyltransferase — MRTEKEMLDLIVNTANEDERIRAVIMNGSRVNPNVKRDCFQDYDIIYVVKDIQSFTSNHNWIQRFGEIMIVQMPEEMSLIPADEDGKFPYLMQFMDGNRIDLTLVPVDLIHTFVGQDSLSKLLLDKDDCIGEFSIASDKDYLIKKPTEKEFLDCCNEFWWCSTNIAKGLWREELSYAKGMLEGPVRDMLIVMLEWHIGMKTDFTVNAGKFGKHFEQYFEKDIWQQFKRTFSNAEYENIWESFFVMGDLFREAANEIASTYGYQYPQDDDDKVTSYLKHVKALPKDSTTIY, encoded by the coding sequence ATGAGAACTGAAAAAGAAATGTTAGACTTAATTGTTAATACAGCAAATGAGGATGAAAGAATTCGAGCAGTCATCATGAATGGATCACGTGTAAATCCAAATGTGAAAAGAGATTGTTTTCAAGATTATGATATTATATATGTTGTAAAAGATATCCAATCTTTTACGTCTAATCATAATTGGATTCAAAGATTTGGAGAGATAATGATTGTACAAATGCCGGAAGAAATGTCATTAATTCCAGCAGATGAAGACGGGAAATTTCCGTACTTAATGCAGTTTATGGATGGGAACCGAATCGATTTAACGTTAGTTCCGGTTGATTTGATACATACATTCGTTGGACAAGATAGTTTAAGTAAACTACTTCTTGATAAAGATGATTGTATTGGAGAATTTTCTATAGCAAGTGATAAGGATTACTTAATAAAAAAGCCTACAGAAAAAGAGTTTTTAGATTGCTGTAATGAATTTTGGTGGTGTAGTACGAATATCGCAAAAGGGTTATGGAGAGAGGAACTTTCTTATGCAAAAGGGATGCTTGAAGGGCCAGTACGAGATATGTTAATCGTAATGCTAGAATGGCATATTGGTATGAAAACAGACTTTACAGTTAATGCAGGGAAGTTTGGTAAGCATTTCGAGCAATATTTTGAAAAAGATATATGGCAACAATTTAAGAGGACCTTTTCTAATGCTGAATATGAAAACATATGGGAGTCATTCTTTGTAATGGGAGATTTATTTAGGGAAGCTGCGAATGAAATTGCTAGCACTTATGGTTATCAATATCCGCAAGATGATGATGACAAAGTGACGAGCTATTTAAAACATGTGAAAGCTTTGCCGAAAGATAGTACAACGATATATTAA
- a CDS encoding peptidoglycan-N-acetylglucosamine deacetylase, producing the protein MYYFYSPEMFVPFQWGLERNVSYAYMPYNSFYYGDYISSLPYALHVSQNYEVHMKEKDRGSWTPFSWAEKYAYAFSGPYNKAEVALTFDDGPDLVFTPKILDKLKQHNVKATFFLLGENAERYPNVVKRIANEGHVIGNHTYNHPNLAKVNEAEYRNQIIKTEEILNRLAGYAPKFIRPPYGEILENQLKWATEKNFMIVQWSVDTVDWKGVSADTITNNVLGNSFPGSVILQHSTPGGHLQGSVDALDKIIPQLKMKGARFVTLPSMFQTSKERK; encoded by the coding sequence ATGTATTATTTTTATTCACCAGAGATGTTCGTTCCATTTCAATGGGGATTAGAGCGAAATGTTTCGTATGCTTATATGCCATATAACTCATTTTATTATGGAGACTATATAAGCTCATTGCCATACGCTTTACATGTTTCTCAAAATTATGAAGTCCATATGAAAGAAAAGGATCGTGGGTCATGGACACCGTTTTCGTGGGCCGAAAAATATGCGTATGCATTTTCAGGTCCATATAATAAAGCGGAAGTAGCTCTTACATTTGATGATGGACCAGATTTAGTATTTACGCCAAAAATTTTAGATAAGTTAAAACAACATAATGTAAAAGCTACTTTTTTTCTGCTTGGTGAAAATGCAGAAAGGTATCCGAATGTAGTAAAGCGTATCGCTAATGAAGGGCATGTAATTGGTAATCATACGTATAACCATCCGAATTTAGCGAAAGTAAATGAGGCTGAGTACCGTAATCAAATTATAAAAACGGAAGAAATATTAAATCGTTTAGCTGGTTATGCACCTAAATTTATACGTCCGCCGTATGGTGAAATACTTGAAAATCAATTGAAATGGGCAACGGAGAAAAATTTTATGATTGTACAGTGGAGTGTTGATACGGTTGATTGGAAAGGTGTAAGTGCTGATACGATTACAAATAATGTGTTAGGGAATTCATTTCCAGGTAGTGTCATACTTCAGCATTCAACTCCAGGCGGACATTTGCAAGGATCTGTAGATGCACTAGACAAAATCATTCCGCAGTTAAAAATGAAAGGGGCTCGGTTTGTAACGCTTCCAAGTATGTTCCAGACATCGAAAGAAAGAAAGTGA
- a CDS encoding SdpI family protein, with the protein MDALVNIGMSILIGVIFILAALILQKSPPTDINAAYGYRTKRSMKNKELWDAGNRYSAEVMKQNGFIMMLIGSVISILFRYPHTMIAVMIVMLLLIIRLFIQVEKRLKLLEQ; encoded by the coding sequence ATTGATGCACTAGTAAACATAGGAATGAGCATATTGATTGGTGTTATATTTATACTTGCTGCACTTATACTTCAAAAAAGTCCACCGACAGATATTAACGCGGCATATGGTTATCGTACGAAGCGATCTATGAAAAATAAGGAACTATGGGATGCGGGTAATAGGTATAGTGCGGAAGTGATGAAACAAAATGGTTTCATCATGATGTTAATTGGAAGTGTTATTAGTATACTGTTTAGATATCCGCATACAATGATAGCGGTTATGATTGTTATGCTGTTGTTAATTATTCGCTTATTTATACAAGTAGAGAAAAGGTTGAAGCTCCTTGAACAATGA
- a CDS encoding NUDIX hydrolase yields MTEWLTIFDSEKNTLGKKLRDEVHRDGDWHETFHCWFVEKDDEDMFLYFQLRSKNKKEAPNIWDITSAGHIMHDEEVEIGGLREIEEELGLSFQTTDLAYKGIFKIDYEISNLTDREFCHMYFHNVIQPLPFTPGEEVDDVMKIHATSFLQLLKREISSFTAISVLSNKLITITFEDIYPYDLQYYEFVIEQGKELLKNNSL; encoded by the coding sequence ATGACAGAGTGGTTAACGATATTTGATTCTGAAAAAAATACACTTGGAAAGAAATTACGTGATGAAGTGCATCGTGACGGTGATTGGCACGAAACATTCCATTGCTGGTTTGTAGAAAAAGATGATGAAGATATGTTTTTATATTTCCAATTACGCTCTAAAAATAAAAAAGAAGCTCCAAATATATGGGATATTACTTCAGCTGGGCACATTATGCATGATGAAGAAGTAGAAATTGGCGGTCTTCGTGAAATTGAAGAAGAATTAGGGCTTTCTTTTCAAACTACTGATTTAGCATACAAAGGAATCTTTAAAATAGATTATGAAATTTCTAATCTTACTGATCGCGAATTTTGTCATATGTATTTTCACAATGTAATACAACCTCTACCTTTTACACCAGGTGAAGAAGTAGACGATGTGATGAAAATACACGCAACTTCTTTTCTACAACTATTAAAAAGAGAGATTTCATCTTTTACGGCTATTTCTGTTTTGAGCAATAAACTGATTACAATAACATTTGAAGATATTTACCCTTATGACCTTCAATACTACGAATTTGTTATAGAACAAGGAAAAGAATTACTAAAAAATAATAGTTTATAA
- a CDS encoding pyridoxamine 5'-phosphate oxidase family protein, with product MEIENKEIKSIISTEEELRQILGQPSERALKKVISSLDHHCVDFLSKSPFLVLSTANKLGECDASPRGDAPGFVYILNNNKIIIPERPGNRRIDSILNIISNPRVGLIFVIPGLGETLRINGKAYITNDEEILKEMQANGRNPLLGIVVEIEECYIHCAKAFIRSKMWDPESWLNKKELPSAAKMLLEHAKVNASEEDVARSLEESYTKRLY from the coding sequence GTGGAGATAGAGAATAAGGAAATAAAATCAATAATTTCAACTGAGGAAGAATTAAGACAAATATTGGGGCAACCAAGTGAGCGGGCTTTGAAAAAAGTTATTTCATCACTTGATCATCATTGTGTAGATTTTCTGTCTAAATCTCCTTTTCTAGTATTATCTACTGCAAATAAATTAGGAGAGTGTGATGCTTCGCCGAGAGGGGATGCACCTGGATTTGTATATATATTAAATAATAATAAAATTATCATTCCAGAAAGACCGGGCAATCGTCGGATAGACTCCATTTTGAATATTATTTCAAATCCACGCGTAGGGCTAATCTTTGTTATTCCTGGTCTTGGGGAGACACTCCGAATAAACGGTAAAGCATATATTACAAACGATGAAGAAATTTTGAAAGAAATGCAGGCGAATGGACGTAATCCGTTACTTGGAATTGTTGTTGAGATAGAGGAGTGCTATATCCATTGTGCAAAAGCTTTTATACGTTCAAAAATGTGGGATCCAGAATCGTGGTTAAATAAAAAAGAGTTACCTTCAGCAGCGAAGATGTTACTGGAGCATGCGAAAGTGAATGCTTCAGAAGAGGACGTTGCACGTTCTTTAGAAGAAAGTTATACGAAAAGATTGTATTAA
- a CDS encoding homoserine dehydrogenase, whose translation MNNVINVGVIGLGTVGSGVVHILKEHYQKIALDTGCEVKVKTVVVRDLEKERDVCIDGIVVTRNVDEVLNDSNIDIVVEVMGGIEEAKQHIIKALQSKKHVVTANKDLMAVYGAELLQLANENNCDLFYEASVAGGIPILRGLADGLASDQIEKIMGIVNGTTNYMLTKMSQNGWSYEEALQEAQKLGFAESDPTADVDGLDAARKVAILANLGFSMNVSLDDVQVRGIRKVEKEDLEMAKKLGFTMKLIGKAEKQGSSIHLSVEPTLLPSHHPLSNVNNEFNAVYVHGQAVGEVMFYGPGAGKLPTGSAVVSDIISVVKNMNQIPKHKSVLKEPEPYELQDDEEVVSKYFLRISLSDEPGMLQKITECFANCSVSLKEVIQLPLNRDLAEVVIVTHHTSKYQFEQVLRAIEDIASEINSYYSIEEEKQYV comes from the coding sequence ATGAATAATGTAATTAATGTTGGGGTAATCGGTTTAGGTACTGTCGGAAGTGGTGTTGTTCATATTTTGAAAGAGCATTACCAAAAAATCGCACTTGATACAGGGTGTGAAGTAAAGGTAAAGACAGTCGTTGTGCGTGATTTAGAAAAAGAACGTGACGTTTGTATTGATGGAATCGTAGTTACGCGTAATGTGGATGAAGTTCTAAATGATTCAAATATAGATATTGTAGTAGAGGTAATGGGCGGAATTGAAGAAGCAAAACAGCATATTATTAAGGCATTACAAAGTAAAAAACATGTTGTAACAGCAAATAAAGATTTAATGGCTGTATACGGGGCTGAGCTTCTACAATTAGCAAATGAAAATAATTGCGATTTGTTTTATGAAGCAAGTGTAGCAGGTGGAATTCCAATATTAAGAGGATTGGCAGACGGACTGGCCTCAGATCAAATTGAAAAAATAATGGGAATTGTAAATGGAACAACTAATTATATGTTAACAAAGATGAGTCAAAATGGATGGTCGTATGAAGAGGCTTTACAGGAGGCACAAAAATTAGGTTTCGCAGAATCAGATCCAACAGCAGATGTAGATGGTCTGGATGCAGCAAGAAAGGTAGCGATTCTTGCTAACCTAGGTTTTTCGATGAATGTTTCTTTAGATGATGTTCAAGTTAGAGGGATTCGAAAGGTTGAAAAAGAAGATTTAGAAATGGCGAAAAAGTTAGGGTTTACTATGAAACTAATTGGTAAAGCGGAGAAGCAAGGATCATCTATTCATTTAAGTGTAGAACCGACTTTATTGCCAAGTCACCACCCATTATCGAATGTGAATAACGAATTTAATGCGGTATATGTTCATGGTCAAGCGGTAGGAGAAGTGATGTTTTACGGACCGGGCGCTGGGAAGTTACCAACTGGATCTGCAGTAGTTAGTGACATTATTTCAGTCGTTAAAAATATGAATCAAATACCGAAACATAAAAGTGTATTAAAAGAACCAGAGCCGTATGAATTACAAGATGATGAAGAAGTAGTTTCTAAATATTTTTTACGTATTTCATTAAGTGATGAACCTGGGATGTTACAAAAAATAACAGAATGTTTCGCTAATTGTTCTGTAAGTTTAAAAGAGGTAATTCAGTTGCCGCTGAATAGGGACCTTGCAGAAGTTGTTATCGTGACACATCACACTTCAAAATATCAATTTGAACAAGTGTTAAGAGCGATTGAAGATATCGCAAGTGAAATAAACAGTTACTACAGTATTGAGGAGGAAAAACAATATGTATAA
- the thrC gene encoding threonine synthase encodes MYKGLLKQYASYLPVSENTPDVSLMEGNTPLIPLLNISKQLGIQLYGKYEGANPTGSFKDRGMVMAVAKAKEEGSEAIICASTGNTSASAAAYAARLGMKCIIVIPEGKIAHGKLAQAVAYGAEIISIEGNFDDALKAVRNIAAEEPITLVNSVNPYRIEGQKTAAFEICDQLQKAPDVLAIPVGNAGNITAYWKGFCEYEKEKGYKKPRIHGFEAEGAAAIVKGHVIEAPETIATAIRIGNPASWSYAVEAAEQSNGEIDMVSDEEILHAYRLLAKTEGVFAEPGSNASLAGVIKHVQSGKIKKGETVVAVLTGNGLKDPDIAISSNKFDIASVANDIEQIKDHIKGVIMS; translated from the coding sequence ATGTATAAAGGACTTTTAAAACAATATGCTTCATATTTACCGGTAAGTGAAAATACACCAGATGTTAGTTTAATGGAAGGGAATACACCTCTTATTCCATTATTAAATATATCAAAGCAATTAGGAATTCAGTTATATGGGAAGTACGAGGGAGCGAACCCGACAGGTTCTTTTAAAGATCGTGGTATGGTAATGGCGGTTGCTAAGGCGAAAGAAGAAGGCTCAGAGGCAATCATTTGTGCATCAACAGGTAATACATCGGCATCGGCTGCAGCATACGCGGCACGTCTCGGAATGAAGTGTATTATCGTAATCCCAGAAGGGAAGATTGCGCACGGGAAATTAGCGCAAGCAGTCGCTTATGGGGCAGAGATCATTTCAATAGAAGGGAACTTTGATGATGCACTTAAAGCTGTAAGAAATATTGCTGCAGAAGAGCCAATTACATTAGTAAACTCAGTGAATCCTTATCGAATTGAAGGACAAAAAACAGCAGCATTTGAAATTTGTGACCAGTTGCAAAAAGCGCCAGATGTTCTAGCTATCCCTGTTGGGAATGCAGGAAATATTACAGCATACTGGAAAGGGTTCTGTGAATATGAGAAAGAAAAAGGGTATAAGAAACCAAGAATTCACGGTTTTGAAGCGGAGGGAGCAGCAGCGATTGTTAAAGGACATGTAATTGAGGCGCCTGAAACGATTGCAACAGCGATTCGTATTGGTAATCCAGCAAGTTGGTCGTATGCAGTAGAGGCTGCTGAGCAGTCAAATGGTGAAATAGATATGGTATCAGATGAGGAAATATTACATGCGTATAGATTGTTAGCAAAAACTGAAGGAGTTTTCGCTGAGCCAGGATCAAATGCTTCATTGGCCGGTGTAATTAAACATGTTCAATCTGGAAAAATCAAAAAGGGAGAAACAGTTGTTGCAGTATTAACTGGAAATGGTTTGAAAGATCCTGATATCGCTATTTCTTCTAATAAATTTGACATTGCAAGTGTTGCAAATGATATAGAACAAATCAAAGATCATATAAAAGGGGTGATTATGTCGTGA
- the thrB gene encoding homoserine kinase has translation MIPLSVRVPASTANVGPGFDSVGIALSLYLDVVVKEQADKWQVIHSFEDSIPTDEKNLIVSTACKVCPSLSPHIIEVTSNIPLTRGLGSSASAIVAGIELANQLGNLNLTTDQKVQISTNFEGHPDNVAASILGGTVIGALDGKNVSVVRIESKELGVISLIPNEELNTDESRSVLPEVFPFHEAVKASAISNVLVAALCQKKWEVVGEMMERDHFHEPYRLELVPLLPSIRKCAKEFGAYGTALSGAGPSIFILTPYEKRQEIAEQLARVFTAMKVCELEIDHKGITVNKEEHIGL, from the coding sequence GTGATACCATTAAGCGTTCGTGTTCCTGCTAGTACAGCGAATGTTGGACCTGGATTTGACTCGGTGGGAATAGCTTTGTCATTGTATTTAGATGTGGTAGTAAAAGAGCAAGCTGATAAATGGCAAGTCATCCATTCCTTTGAAGATTCAATTCCAACAGATGAAAAAAATTTAATCGTTAGCACGGCATGTAAAGTGTGTCCTTCTTTATCGCCCCATATAATAGAAGTTACTAGTAATATTCCGCTTACAAGAGGTCTAGGAAGTAGCGCATCAGCGATTGTAGCAGGAATAGAGCTTGCGAATCAACTTGGCAATTTGAACTTAACAACTGATCAAAAAGTTCAAATTTCCACAAATTTTGAAGGGCATCCAGATAATGTCGCTGCTTCTATTTTAGGCGGAACAGTAATCGGAGCACTGGACGGGAAAAATGTTTCGGTTGTAAGGATTGAAAGTAAGGAATTAGGCGTAATTTCTCTCATTCCGAATGAAGAGCTAAATACGGATGAAAGCCGATCTGTATTACCAGAGGTGTTTCCGTTTCATGAAGCAGTTAAGGCTAGCGCGATAAGTAACGTATTAGTAGCTGCGTTATGTCAAAAGAAGTGGGAAGTTGTTGGTGAAATGATGGAAAGAGATCATTTTCACGAGCCATATCGTTTAGAACTTGTACCGTTATTACCGTCAATTCGTAAATGTGCAAAAGAATTCGGAGCATATGGCACAGCGCTTAGCGGTGCGGGACCGTCCATTTTTATATTAACTCCATATGAGAAACGACAAGAAATTGCGGAGCAATTAGCGAGAGTATTTACAGCTATGAAAGTATGTGAGCTTGAAATCGACCATAAAGGGATTACTGTAAATAAGGAAGAACATATTGGATTATAA
- a CDS encoding DUF6366 family protein — MNKESLEEKRERMRQSELKSNPTGSLNDGLNRVESGSPVDMTGGMNWKGTGIIILVLLLGYFVYTYFFS; from the coding sequence ATGAATAAAGAGTCACTAGAAGAAAAAAGAGAACGTATGAGACAAAGTGAATTAAAAAGTAATCCCACTGGTTCCTTAAATGACGGACTCAATAGAGTGGAATCAGGTAGTCCTGTTGATATGACAGGGGGGATGAATTGGAAAGGTACAGGGATAATCATCTTAGTACTACTTTTAGGATACTTTGTATACACTTACTTTTTCAGTTAA